The following are from one region of the Pirellulales bacterium genome:
- a CDS encoding PA0069 family radical SAM protein codes for MTNSPLGRLIGRGANVAPQNRFERVRCDADYEHLGESAEELAELQSAKKVTTAFYEDQSQSLIVENDSPDIPFRYSINPYRGCEHGCAYCYARPYHEYLGLNAGVDFETKILVKTAAPRLLREELNRARWTGRDIVAISGVTDCYQPIERELQITRGMIMVLAEARQAFGTITKNALITRDLDLLAPLAAHRLYQANISITTLDADLCRVLEPRTSPPAKRLDAIRQLTAAGIPVRVMVAPIIPGLNDVEIPAILQAAAQAGARAASYVLLRLPFAVKDIFMEWLERYRPNLRERVEAYIRKTRGGELSSPNFGERMRGTGEYAGQIANTLAVFCCKYGLMGGLPEYDTSLFQPPLPASGQMRLF; via the coding sequence ATGACAAATTCCCCCCTCGGACGATTGATCGGACGCGGTGCCAATGTCGCCCCCCAGAACCGCTTTGAGCGGGTCCGCTGCGATGCCGACTATGAACACCTAGGCGAATCGGCGGAGGAACTGGCCGAACTGCAATCCGCAAAAAAAGTCACCACTGCCTTTTATGAGGATCAGTCCCAGTCGCTCATTGTTGAAAATGATAGCCCCGATATCCCTTTTCGCTACAGCATCAACCCCTATCGCGGCTGCGAGCATGGCTGCGCGTACTGCTACGCCCGTCCCTATCATGAGTACCTGGGCTTGAACGCGGGAGTCGATTTTGAGACCAAAATCCTGGTCAAGACCGCCGCGCCCCGGCTGCTGCGGGAGGAGCTTAATCGCGCCCGTTGGACGGGGCGGGACATCGTGGCGATCTCTGGCGTGACAGATTGTTATCAGCCGATCGAGCGGGAACTGCAAATCACACGGGGGATGATAATGGTGCTGGCCGAGGCACGGCAGGCGTTTGGCACCATTACAAAAAACGCGCTCATCACGCGGGACCTGGATTTGCTGGCTCCGCTGGCGGCGCATCGGTTATATCAGGCAAATATTAGCATCACGACACTGGATGCGGACCTCTGCCGCGTGCTGGAGCCGCGGACTTCGCCTCCGGCCAAACGGCTGGACGCGATCCGGCAGCTTACCGCGGCGGGGATACCGGTGCGAGTCATGGTCGCGCCCATCATTCCGGGGCTTAACGATGTGGAAATCCCCGCGATTTTACAGGCGGCTGCCCAGGCGGGTGCCCGTGCGGCCAGCTATGTGCTGCTGCGGCTCCCTTTTGCGGTGAAAGATATTTTTATGGAATGGCTCGAGCGCTATCGGCCCAACCTGCGGGAGCGGGTGGAGGCGTACATTCGCAAAACGCGCGGCGGAGAACTTTCCAGCCCCAACTTTGGCGAGCGGATGCGCGGCACGGGGGAGTACGCGGGGCAAATTGCCAACACTCTGGCGGTTTTTTGCTGCAAATACGGCTTAATGGGGGGCCTGCCAGAATACGACACCAGCCTGTTCCAGCCCCCATTGCCCGCATCGGGCCAGATGAGGCTGTTTTAG
- the hisC gene encoding histidinol-phosphate transaminase yields the protein MTLVRPQIALMRGYVPGEQPQGGKWIKLNTNENPYNSSPKVQRAIGFAIQQGLQKYPDPQATAFRSRAAQILGVPADWILCGNGSDDILTIVTRAFVGEGDILRFPYPSYILYATLAELQGATAHAVPYQADWSLGEDFCAADPRLKLACIANPNSPSGTLIPPAGVLALAEKLSCPLLVDEAYGDFADANCLELVKRNERIMVSRTLSKSYALAGIRFGFLVAQPQVIAELNKVKDSYNCDALSIAGATAAIDDQAWLAENRAKILATRQRLSESLRKLGFEVLDSQANFVWCNHPGHPPRELYEKLKAQQVLVRYMNYPNWGDGLRITVGTDEQIEGLLMLLAPLVWR from the coding sequence ATGACTTTGGTACGACCCCAGATCGCCCTGATGCGTGGTTATGTTCCCGGCGAGCAACCGCAAGGGGGCAAATGGATCAAGCTTAACACCAACGAAAATCCGTACAATTCTTCCCCCAAGGTGCAGCGGGCCATAGGCTTTGCCATTCAACAAGGGCTGCAGAAGTATCCCGACCCCCAGGCGACAGCCTTTCGGTCCCGCGCCGCCCAGATCCTGGGCGTGCCCGCGGATTGGATTCTGTGCGGCAATGGTAGCGACGACATTTTGACGATTGTCACGCGGGCGTTTGTAGGGGAGGGAGACATTTTGCGGTTTCCGTATCCCAGCTATATTTTGTACGCGACCCTGGCGGAATTGCAGGGAGCGACCGCGCACGCGGTTCCCTATCAGGCGGATTGGTCGTTGGGGGAGGATTTTTGCGCGGCGGACCCCCGGTTGAAGCTCGCTTGTATAGCCAATCCCAACAGTCCCAGCGGCACGTTGATTCCCCCCGCGGGGGTGTTAGCCCTGGCGGAAAAGCTATCTTGTCCGCTCTTGGTCGATGAGGCGTACGGGGACTTTGCGGACGCGAACTGCCTGGAATTGGTCAAGCGGAATGAGCGGATCATGGTCTCGCGCACGCTCAGCAAGTCTTATGCGCTGGCGGGAATACGATTTGGCTTTTTGGTGGCTCAGCCCCAGGTGATCGCGGAACTAAATAAAGTCAAAGACAGCTACAACTGCGACGCGCTTTCCATTGCCGGGGCGACGGCCGCCATCGATGACCAAGCCTGGCTGGCCGAAAATCGCGCCAAGATTTTGGCCACGCGCCAGCGACTATCGGAGAGTTTGCGGAAATTGGGCTTTGAGGTGCTGGATTCGCAGGCCAACTTTGTCTGGTGCAACCATCCCGGGCATCCACCCCGCGAGTTGTATGAAAAACTAAAAGCCCAACAAGTTCTGGTGCGTTATATGAACTACCCCAACTGGGGTGATGGGCTGCGGATCACCGTGGGGACGGACGAGCAGATTGAAGGGCTGTTGATGTTGCTCGCGCCGCTGGTCTGGAGATAG
- a CDS encoding ligase-associated DNA damage response DEXH box helicase, producing MKPAAKPKRSPAPQRQPPARPPTPFLVAEWFAARGWRPFAFQLAAWQAFLDGESGLIHAATGMGKSYAAWLGIIEEYLQEEQAAARITGGEIPDQPLFSTSKHTATTPHIDQDCPTEEKQSRETTEPLRALWITPMRALANDLVGTLQEPVAYWQLPWSVELRTGDTTQTMRKKQRARLPSALVTTPESLSLLLSYPEAPQLFKTLRAVVVDEWHELLGTKRGVQTELCLARLRRWLPGLRTWGLSATLANLELARYVLLGVPSDSDPLQTRAAAIISGETDKSLAIETILPEDIERFPWAGHLGLKLLPRVVAQIEEARSSLVFTNTRSQCEIWFSAILHARPDWAGSMALHHGSLDRELREYVEARLRGGDFKCVVCTSSLDLGVDFSPVDQVLQVGSPKGIARLLQRAGRSGHQPGATSRVICVPTHAFELVEYAAARQSAEIRDLEGREPLDRPLDVLVQHLITIAISTGFAPEELLAEVRTTYAYRQLTDEEWQWALDFAVRGGQSLQAYPQFAKLVQVNGRYVAANPQVARLQRMTIGTISSEASLVVKLMSGATLGTIEEGFIARLRPGDHFVFAGRPLEFVILRDMAVYCKKSKRQEGVVPRWDGGRFPLSTQMARAVRRQFDLARAGDFSSPELACVRPILELQRSWSILPGPRELLIERAKVREGHQLFFYPFEGRAVNEGIASLVAYRISRETPCSITITPNDYGVELLSNIPLDYLAEQWQKLFSTAELEEDLLACLNVSELAKRQFRDIARVAGLVVTGYPGASKTAKQLQASTSLIYDVFREYDPQNMLLQQARREVLLQQLEIERMRAALARMTQANLVIQFCPRLTPLAFPLWAARIQTTKLSTEKWSQRVERMVVQLEKAAGR from the coding sequence GTGAAGCCCGCCGCAAAACCAAAACGCTCTCCCGCACCGCAACGGCAACCACCCGCGCGGCCACCAACCCCATTTTTGGTGGCGGAGTGGTTCGCCGCGCGGGGTTGGCGGCCGTTTGCTTTTCAATTGGCCGCTTGGCAGGCGTTTTTAGATGGTGAAAGCGGCCTCATTCATGCCGCCACCGGAATGGGCAAGTCCTACGCCGCGTGGTTAGGCATCATCGAGGAGTATTTGCAGGAGGAACAAGCCGCCGCGCGGATCACAGGCGGAGAGATCCCGGATCAGCCGCTGTTTTCCACTAGTAAACATACGGCGACAACACCGCACATCGACCAGGATTGCCCCACTGAAGAAAAGCAATCCCGCGAAACGACGGAACCGCTGCGCGCGCTCTGGATCACGCCGATGCGGGCCTTGGCCAATGACCTGGTCGGCACGCTGCAGGAACCGGTCGCCTACTGGCAGCTCCCCTGGTCGGTGGAGCTGCGCACTGGCGACACCACGCAGACCATGCGTAAAAAACAACGCGCGCGGCTGCCGTCGGCGCTCGTTACCACGCCGGAAAGTTTGTCCCTGCTGTTGTCATATCCCGAAGCTCCGCAGTTGTTTAAAACACTACGCGCGGTGGTGGTGGACGAATGGCACGAGCTACTCGGGACCAAACGCGGCGTCCAGACGGAACTATGCCTGGCGCGGTTGCGCCGCTGGCTGCCCGGCCTGCGTACCTGGGGCCTGTCCGCCACGCTGGCTAACCTGGAACTGGCGCGGTACGTGCTGTTGGGCGTCCCATCCGACTCGGACCCACTTCAGACGCGGGCCGCGGCGATTATCTCCGGCGAGACGGACAAATCGCTAGCGATCGAGACGATCTTGCCAGAGGATATCGAACGTTTTCCTTGGGCGGGGCATCTGGGGCTAAAGCTATTGCCGCGGGTGGTGGCACAGATTGAAGAGGCCCGATCATCATTGGTATTTACCAATACTCGTTCCCAGTGCGAAATTTGGTTTTCAGCGATTTTGCATGCCCGGCCCGATTGGGCGGGAAGCATGGCCCTGCATCATGGGTCGCTCGACCGCGAATTGCGCGAATATGTGGAAGCGCGGCTGCGGGGAGGCGATTTTAAGTGCGTGGTCTGCACGTCCAGCCTGGACCTGGGGGTGGATTTTTCTCCGGTGGACCAGGTGCTGCAGGTAGGAAGTCCCAAGGGGATCGCGCGGCTGTTGCAGCGCGCCGGTAGAAGCGGGCACCAGCCCGGCGCGACCAGTCGCGTGATTTGTGTGCCGACGCACGCGTTTGAATTGGTGGAGTACGCCGCCGCGCGGCAGTCGGCGGAGATTCGCGATCTCGAGGGGCGAGAACCGCTGGACCGTCCACTGGATGTCTTGGTGCAGCATCTCATTACCATTGCCATTTCCACCGGCTTTGCGCCGGAGGAGCTACTGGCGGAGGTGCGCACGACGTATGCGTACCGGCAACTCACCGACGAGGAATGGCAATGGGCGCTCGACTTTGCCGTGCGCGGCGGACAATCATTGCAGGCATATCCGCAATTTGCCAAACTTGTTCAAGTCAACGGCCGCTACGTGGCAGCAAATCCGCAGGTTGCGCGGTTGCAGCGGATGACCATTGGCACTATCTCCAGTGAAGCTTCGCTAGTGGTCAAATTGATGAGCGGCGCGACGCTGGGGACGATCGAAGAGGGCTTTATCGCGCGGCTGCGACCCGGCGATCATTTTGTGTTCGCCGGACGGCCGTTGGAGTTTGTGATCTTGCGGGATATGGCCGTTTATTGCAAGAAAAGTAAACGCCAGGAAGGCGTGGTCCCCCGTTGGGACGGGGGCCGCTTTCCCCTTTCCACGCAAATGGCCCGCGCGGTGCGCAGGCAATTTGATCTGGCCCGCGCGGGGGATTTTTCCAGTCCCGAACTGGCGTGCGTGCGGCCCATCTTAGAGCTGCAACGTAGCTGGTCGATTCTGCCCGGACCGCGTGAGCTACTCATTGAACGGGCCAAAGTGCGCGAGGGGCACCAGCTCTTTTTTTACCCATTCGAGGGGCGGGCGGTGAACGAGGGGATCGCCTCGCTGGTGGCGTACCGCATTTCGCGGGAAACACCCTGTTCCATCACCATCACGCCGAATGATTATGGCGTGGAACTGCTGTCAAATATTCCGCTGGACTACCTGGCGGAGCAGTGGCAAAAATTGTTCTCCACGGCGGAGTTGGAAGAAGACCTGCTGGCTTGCTTAAATGTCAGTGAACTGGCCAAGCGGCAGTTTCGCGACATCGCGCGAGTGGCGGGACTGGTCGTTACCGGCTATCCCGGCGCCAGCAAAACCGCCAAGCAACTGCAGGCCAGCACCAGCCTCATTTATGACGTCTTTCGCGAGTATGATCCGCAAAACATGCTCTTGCAACAAGCGCGGCGCGAGGTCCTGTTGCAGCAGTTGGAAATTGAACGGATGCGGGCCGCGCTTGCGCGAATGACCCAAGCCAACCTGGTAATTCAGTTTTGTCCGCGTTTGACACCGTTGGCCTTTCCGCTGTGGGCGGCGCGTATTCAGACCACGAAGCTTTCGACCGAAAAATGGTCGCAGCGGGTCGAGCGAATGGTGGTACAACTAGAAAAAGCGGCGGGGAGGTGA
- a CDS encoding DUF1963 domain-containing protein yields the protein MPTTLWQFLVDANLTVLLERDFRQVAGTIGLVGPLLHVEREVMFQCHVDQQADQPYLKLSDHFVFVAGESANRCVTKVGGPPYRDKTRPWPLSRDDKPLVFVGQFCFSQSLDIVPRLPAEVLLVFGTPLDHSVLDLQFEWQSLISDDRLVPETDIPAHDFPLPRCYGVPFRTYELPWYVMADRSRDSLFIASPLCTKIGGYPYGYQQNERYPDYLCSLGPILFSRLEEYPWLNCAEPLDERPEVEGRELMWGDCFGAHLSLLPDGRVTWFDR from the coding sequence ATGCCGACCACACTTTGGCAGTTTTTAGTGGACGCGAACTTGACAGTGCTATTGGAGCGGGACTTTCGGCAAGTGGCGGGGACTATCGGGCTAGTTGGCCCGCTGTTGCATGTTGAACGCGAAGTGATGTTCCAATGTCATGTTGATCAACAGGCCGACCAGCCATATCTCAAACTGTCCGATCACTTTGTCTTTGTCGCTGGAGAGTCGGCCAACCGTTGCGTGACCAAGGTCGGTGGCCCCCCCTATCGCGACAAGACGCGTCCTTGGCCGCTGTCACGCGATGACAAACCGCTTGTTTTTGTGGGACAATTCTGCTTTTCGCAGTCTTTGGACATTGTGCCGCGGCTGCCGGCCGAAGTGCTCTTGGTCTTTGGGACGCCTCTTGATCATTCGGTGCTTGACCTCCAGTTTGAATGGCAGTCGCTGATCTCGGATGACAGGCTAGTTCCCGAGACGGACATACCGGCGCACGACTTCCCGTTACCGCGCTGCTACGGAGTTCCTTTCCGAACTTATGAGCTTCCGTGGTATGTCATGGCGGATCGTTCAAGGGACAGTCTGTTTATTGCCAGCCCACTATGCACCAAAATTGGAGGCTATCCTTACGGGTACCAACAAAACGAACGTTATCCCGACTACCTTTGCTCTCTTGGGCCGATACTGTTTTCCCGCCTGGAGGAATATCCGTGGCTTAATTGCGCGGAACCGTTGGACGAGCGGCCGGAAGTAGAGGGACGGGAATTGATGTGGGGCGATTGCTTCGGCGCGCATCTGTCACTTTTGCCAGATGGAAGAGTGACTTGGTTTGACCGGTAA
- a CDS encoding DUF1559 domain-containing protein — MRSIHARQGGFTLVELLVVIAIIGILVALLLPAIQSARQAALRNACINNMRQLGLAFQNYHDVNKKYPLGVASVHDDIKPPPPRVSIHTLILQYIEEQNVSKQYFYKDNWDNARNKQARASLIPVFLCPSVPEDANKRMDDAAALIGLSDGVQGICDYAPNVALHRDIVPKVTALGMKPPISRVYGSINGVLQTVTRQEPVFPKAMTMKKITDGTSKTFLFFEDAGRPTYHTNNPKSGDPKNTKVACWADPDNYFTSKADPPINNNNYDEVFSFHTGGVVTVFADCSTHFVSEELDLRTFVSYFTPQGGEVVKAID, encoded by the coding sequence ATGCGGAGCATCCACGCGCGCCAGGGGGGATTTACCCTAGTGGAATTATTGGTCGTCATCGCGATCATAGGCATTTTGGTGGCGCTCTTGCTTCCCGCGATCCAGTCCGCCCGGCAAGCCGCCCTGCGCAATGCCTGCATTAACAACATGCGGCAGTTGGGACTGGCTTTTCAAAATTATCACGACGTCAACAAGAAGTATCCGCTGGGTGTGGCCAGCGTGCATGACGATATCAAGCCTCCTCCTCCCCGGGTTTCGATTCATACGCTGATCCTGCAATACATCGAAGAGCAAAACGTATCAAAGCAATATTTTTACAAAGATAATTGGGACAATGCCAGGAATAAACAGGCGCGAGCATCCTTAATTCCAGTTTTTCTGTGCCCCTCGGTCCCGGAGGATGCTAACAAGCGGATGGATGACGCCGCGGCGCTTATTGGGCTAAGCGACGGTGTGCAAGGCATCTGCGATTACGCTCCCAATGTGGCCCTGCACCGCGATATTGTCCCCAAGGTTACCGCCTTGGGGATGAAGCCCCCGATCAGCCGTGTGTACGGCAGTATCAACGGTGTGCTACAAACCGTTACTCGTCAAGAACCCGTCTTCCCCAAGGCGATGACCATGAAGAAAATCACGGATGGCACGTCGAAGACGTTTTTATTCTTTGAAGACGCGGGCCGGCCTACGTATCACACGAACAATCCCAAGTCCGGCGATCCCAAAAACACTAAGGTCGCCTGTTGGGCCGACCCGGACAATTACTTTACCTCCAAGGCCGATCCCCCGATTAATAATAACAATTACGACGAGGTGTTTTCCTTTCACACCGGTGGCGTCGTGACGGTCTTTGCCGACTGCTCGACGCACTTTGTCAGCGAAGAACTGGACCTGCGGACGTTTGTGTCGTACTTTACCCCGCAAGGGGGCGAAGTCGTCAAGGCGATTGATTAG
- the hisD gene encoding histidinol dehydrogenase, with protein MTLTIPRIDTRQDDAASLIAALREKLSPRGEVVSDSGRQRTFAVFGEALSPAAVVARICDDVRDQGLSAALRYSQLLDQAQLSAQSLRVKEAELQQAHAAASPAFLTAIRNIRQRIWQFQSALLPRDVRVPAPHGGELRHCFLPLRRVGVCVPGGAAAYPSTVLMTVVPALAAGVEEIAVIAPPTPFGSYNTDLLATCHELGVTEVYRLGGAQGVAALAYGLAGTADGSGQLTKVDKIVGPGNLFVALAKRRVYGEVDIDSIAGPSEVVVIADKTTPVDQTVADMLAQAEHSPGASILITWHAPLLDAITAELDRQCRRLSRGELTRQALADYGALILVRDAAEACAVANDIAPEHLHIACAHAEQLVPHIPHAGAVFVGPHSPVALGDYAAGPSHVLPTSGTARWASGLSALQFLRTKSVIQYTAEGLAAVADDIRALADKEGLTAHRYSVDVRVGEM; from the coding sequence ATGACCCTGACCATTCCCCGCATCGACACCCGCCAGGACGACGCCGCGTCGCTCATTGCCGCGCTCCGTGAAAAACTCAGCCCGCGTGGCGAAGTCGTCAGCGACTCGGGGCGGCAACGCACATTCGCTGTCTTTGGCGAAGCGCTTTCTCCCGCGGCGGTTGTCGCCCGTATTTGCGACGATGTTCGCGACCAGGGGTTGTCCGCCGCGCTGCGGTATTCACAGCTACTCGATCAAGCGCAGCTTTCCGCCCAGTCCCTGCGCGTCAAAGAAGCGGAATTACAACAAGCCCACGCGGCCGCCAGTCCGGCGTTTTTGACCGCAATTCGCAACATTCGGCAGAGGATTTGGCAATTTCAATCGGCGCTCTTGCCGCGCGATGTGCGCGTGCCAGCTCCGCACGGGGGAGAACTGCGGCACTGCTTTTTACCCTTGCGGCGGGTTGGCGTATGCGTTCCCGGGGGCGCGGCGGCGTATCCCTCGACTGTGCTCATGACGGTTGTGCCCGCCTTGGCCGCGGGCGTGGAGGAAATCGCCGTGATCGCCCCTCCCACCCCCTTTGGTTCGTACAATACCGACCTATTGGCCACTTGCCATGAGTTGGGCGTGACCGAAGTGTACCGCCTAGGTGGAGCCCAGGGCGTGGCCGCGTTGGCGTATGGCTTGGCGGGAACAGCCGACGGCAGCGGCCAGTTAACCAAGGTGGATAAAATCGTCGGTCCGGGAAACTTGTTTGTGGCCTTGGCCAAGCGGCGGGTCTATGGCGAGGTGGATATTGATTCGATCGCGGGGCCTAGCGAAGTGGTGGTCATCGCAGATAAAACCACGCCCGTTGACCAGACCGTCGCCGATATGCTGGCTCAGGCCGAACATTCCCCCGGCGCCAGCATCTTAATAACGTGGCATGCGCCGCTGCTGGATGCCATTACGGCGGAGTTGGATCGGCAGTGCAGGCGTTTGTCGCGCGGAGAACTGACTCGGCAAGCGCTGGCGGATTACGGAGCGCTCATCCTGGTGCGGGACGCGGCGGAAGCCTGCGCCGTGGCTAATGACATCGCCCCCGAGCATTTGCATATTGCCTGTGCCCATGCCGAACAACTGGTGCCGCATATTCCCCATGCCGGAGCGGTCTTTGTGGGGCCGCATTCGCCGGTGGCCTTAGGCGATTATGCCGCGGGGCCGTCGCATGTGCTCCCCACCAGCGGCACCGCCCGCTGGGCCAGCGGGTTATCCGCGCTACAGTTTTTACGAACTAAAAGCGTGATCCAATACACCGCCGAAGGGCTGGCGGCCGTGGCGGACGATATCCGCGCCCTGGCGGATAAAGAGGGGCTAACCGCGCACCGGTATAGCGTGGATGTGCGCGTGGGTGAAATGTAG
- a CDS encoding vWA domain-containing protein, producing the protein MRKSLSRWCTGLLLVAGGGLAAFPSLQACGPYHELPQRISTPAGATQPPQTTQSTGELTPATDYIPISCSEIGVEEPVAQPNGTVGQVTLVSLNAAPEQTATAATTESKPAAAADNKNSDAKANTDAKAATPKIQVALLLDTSNSMDGLINQARTQLWKVVNEFSKSKLGDKLPQLEVALFEYGNDGLPASEGYIRLVVPFTSDLDKLSKELFALQTNGGSEFCGQTISQAVKTLAWSKADADVHCIFIAGNEPFNQGPVDYSAACKDAAGLGITVSTIHCGDYQTGLQTGWADGAKLADGNYMSINSDEQVADIPTPHDEKLAELSTRLNATYVVYGSAQEQEEFKENQVAQDANAAQAGAGVAATRALSKAGRFYANAQRDLVDGLKDGSVKLEELKDEQLPEEVRKLKPEERKAWVENKGKERAALQEEIKKLATERDAFITAERQKLASADKKTDSLDTAILKAARSQAEKKNYTFE; encoded by the coding sequence ATGCGAAAGTCCCTTTCACGCTGGTGCACAGGATTGTTACTGGTGGCTGGTGGCGGTCTGGCCGCTTTCCCCTCCCTGCAGGCATGTGGGCCGTATCACGAACTGCCGCAAAGGATTTCCACACCCGCCGGGGCTACCCAGCCTCCCCAAACAACCCAGTCCACGGGTGAGTTAACTCCGGCTACGGATTATATCCCTATTTCTTGTTCAGAAATTGGCGTGGAAGAACCTGTGGCGCAACCAAACGGAACGGTTGGGCAAGTGACACTTGTCAGTTTGAATGCCGCACCTGAGCAAACCGCTACTGCGGCCACGACGGAATCGAAGCCCGCCGCCGCCGCTGATAATAAAAATTCCGATGCCAAAGCGAATACTGACGCCAAAGCCGCCACGCCCAAAATTCAGGTCGCGCTCTTGCTGGATACCAGTAACAGCATGGATGGACTGATCAATCAGGCCCGCACGCAGTTGTGGAAAGTAGTGAATGAATTTTCCAAGTCCAAGCTCGGTGATAAGCTACCGCAATTGGAAGTCGCGCTGTTTGAGTACGGCAATGACGGCCTCCCCGCCAGCGAGGGGTACATTCGGCTGGTGGTGCCGTTTACGTCGGACCTGGACAAGCTATCGAAGGAACTCTTTGCCCTGCAGACCAACGGCGGGAGCGAATTTTGCGGGCAGACGATCTCTCAGGCGGTAAAAACGCTGGCCTGGAGCAAGGCCGACGCCGACGTCCATTGCATCTTTATCGCGGGAAATGAGCCATTCAACCAAGGTCCGGTCGATTATTCCGCCGCCTGTAAGGACGCCGCTGGGCTGGGGATCACCGTCAGCACCATTCATTGCGGCGACTATCAGACCGGTCTGCAAACTGGTTGGGCGGATGGGGCCAAGCTAGCGGATGGCAACTACATGAGCATCAACAGCGATGAGCAAGTGGCCGACATTCCCACGCCGCATGACGAAAAGCTAGCCGAGCTGTCTACCCGTCTGAACGCCACGTATGTGGTCTATGGCAGCGCGCAGGAGCAAGAGGAATTTAAAGAAAATCAGGTCGCCCAAGATGCCAACGCGGCGCAGGCGGGGGCTGGCGTGGCGGCGACCCGGGCACTGTCCAAGGCGGGGCGCTTTTATGCCAACGCCCAGCGGGATCTGGTCGATGGGCTAAAGGATGGCTCGGTGAAGCTGGAAGAGCTAAAGGACGAGCAACTGCCCGAGGAAGTTCGCAAGCTGAAGCCGGAAGAACGCAAAGCCTGGGTGGAAAACAAAGGGAAAGAACGGGCCGCCCTGCAAGAGGAAATCAAAAAGCTGGCGACCGAGCGGGACGCGTTTATCACCGCCGAGCGGCAAAAGCTAGCTTCCGCTGACAAGAAAACCGACTCCCTGGACACAGCAATTCTCAAGGCCGCCCGCAGCCAAGCGGAAAAGAAGAATTACACGTTTGAGTAG
- a CDS encoding metallophosphoesterase has translation MARLNRRKWLATTSHWVAAPAAFWWSEAAFGQVPAGIPAADSPKATPNPPKAPKKPAADPYADAKFVPGEPPLPTKGAFTIAVLPDTQNYSEKHPKTFHAQTEWILAQREPRNIAAVLHLGDITNRNSRPEWEVAQAAMNKLRGNVPVGMVPGNHDYSKGGGCQDRTTLLNEYFMVKEWSGLPHWGGTYDQESDKWENNYQLFEAAGRKFLILGLEFGPRADVVRWANEVAAKHHDREVILITHAYMYFDETRYDWKKYAKKQAWNPHAYGVAQATNDDVRDGEELWNDLVARHKNFIMTVNGHVLGDGLGQLTSQTPGGRDVPQMLVNFQMKPKGGDGWLRLIEMRDDGTLATYDYSPTRNECNASGQNQFELKLSAIGG, from the coding sequence ATGGCACGGCTGAATCGACGGAAATGGCTAGCAACTACCTCCCACTGGGTGGCGGCTCCGGCGGCTTTTTGGTGGTCGGAAGCGGCCTTTGGCCAGGTACCCGCAGGAATACCCGCCGCCGATTCCCCAAAAGCAACCCCTAATCCGCCCAAAGCCCCTAAAAAGCCCGCCGCCGACCCCTATGCCGATGCGAAATTTGTGCCGGGGGAACCGCCGCTGCCGACCAAAGGGGCGTTCACGATCGCCGTTCTGCCTGACACCCAGAATTACAGCGAAAAGCACCCCAAAACCTTTCACGCGCAGACGGAATGGATATTGGCACAGCGGGAACCGCGCAACATCGCCGCGGTGCTGCACCTGGGGGATATCACCAACCGCAACAGCCGTCCCGAATGGGAAGTCGCCCAAGCGGCCATGAATAAACTACGGGGGAACGTGCCCGTGGGCATGGTGCCGGGGAATCACGATTATAGCAAAGGGGGAGGGTGCCAAGACCGCACGACACTGCTTAATGAATATTTCATGGTGAAGGAATGGAGCGGGCTGCCGCACTGGGGAGGAACCTATGACCAAGAGTCGGACAAGTGGGAGAATAACTATCAGTTATTTGAGGCGGCGGGGAGAAAGTTTTTGATCCTGGGCCTGGAGTTTGGCCCGCGGGCCGACGTGGTGCGCTGGGCCAATGAAGTCGCGGCCAAGCACCACGACCGGGAAGTGATTTTGATCACGCATGCGTACATGTACTTTGACGAGACGCGCTACGACTGGAAAAAATACGCCAAAAAGCAAGCCTGGAATCCGCACGCGTATGGCGTGGCCCAGGCGACCAACGACGATGTGCGCGACGGAGAGGAACTGTGGAACGATCTGGTGGCCCGGCACAAAAACTTTATCATGACGGTCAATGGCCATGTGCTGGGGGACGGCCTGGGCCAGCTGACCAGCCAAACGCCCGGTGGCCGCGATGTGCCGCAGATGCTGGTGAACTTTCAGATGAAACCCAAGGGGGGAGACGGCTGGCTGCGGCTGATCGAGATGCGCGACGATGGAACGCTGGCCACGTATGATTACTCACCGACGCGGAACGAGTGCAATGCGAGCGGTCAAAACCAGTTTGAGCTGAAGCTAAGCGCGATTGGAGGGTAA